From the genome of Populus alba chromosome 10, ASM523922v2, whole genome shotgun sequence, one region includes:
- the LOC118057379 gene encoding multiple organellar RNA editing factor 3, mitochondrial — MPIKPQNRSKPSSKQSCQAAMAYIIARRNLATLLTRALSSSSSSRTRFSPALFNKIQTPLIPDSVKTLTRAKTTGSGYSPLNDPSPNWTNRPPKETILLDGCDYNHWLIVMEFPNDPKPTEEEMINAYVKTLSSVLGSEEEAKKSIYSVSTTTYTGFGALISEELSYKVKALPGVLWVLPDSYLDVPNKDYGGDLYEDGKVIHRPQYRYNERQQQTRNRPRPRYDRRRETMQVERRETVQRQNWSQDPRPPVKQPASDNVQNSTQGGGGEFSMNQGQFNQST, encoded by the exons ATGCCAATAAAGCCCCAAAATCGATCGAAACCATCTTCAAAACAGAGTTGTCAAGCAGCAATGGCGTATATCATCGCCAGGCGTAACTTAGCAACGCTCCTAACCCGAgctctatcttcttcttcttcttcacgcACTCGCTTCTCTCCTGCTCTTTTCAACAAAATCCAAACCCCACTTATCCCGGACTCAGTCAAAACCCTGACCCGAGCCAAAACAACCGGGTCGGGCTACTCTCCATTAAACGACCCGTCACCAAACTGGACAAATCGGCCGCCAAAAGAAACGATTCTTCTCGATGGCTGTGATTATAATCATTGGCTTATTGTTATGGAGTTTCCAAATGACCCCAAACCCACAGAAGAAGAAATGATTAACGCTTATGTCAAAACCCTTTCTTCTGTTTTGGGAAG TGAGGAGGAAGCAAAGAAGAGTATTTATTCCGTTTCTACGACGACGTATACTGGGTTTGGTGCTTTGATATCTGAAGAGCTTTCTTATAAAGTTAAag CGTTGCCTGGAGTGCTTTGGGTTTTGCCAGACTCGTATCTTGATGTTCCTAACAAAGATTATGGAG GGGATTTGTACGAGGATGGGAAGGTCATCCATAGGCCCCAATATAGGTACAATGAAAGGCAGCAGCAGACTAGGAACAGGCCTCGACCTCGGTATGATAGGCGCCGTGAAACAATGCAGGTTGAGAGGAGAGAAACAGTGCAAAGACAGAATTGGAGCCAAGATCCGAGACCACCTGTAAAGCAACCTGCATCGGATAATGTCCAGAATTCCACCCAGGGTGGTGGAGGAGAGTTCTCTATGAATCAAGGGCAGTTTAACCAGAGCACGTAG
- the LOC118057382 gene encoding exopolygalacturonase clone GBGE184, with amino-acid sequence MAKYTTMKSLANALLILCLLAASCEANGLGGSAPAAISTLRTAGRTDPNEKVFNVLQYGAKPGGKQDSALSFIRAWRAACNYRGTARLLIPMATFLIGATIFQGPCLGPVPIKVQIAGTLKAVADPSMYEERFSGSCLKTSNGLLVTGTGTVDGQGNAVWKYNDGGSRFPSNIRAKHLHITAPATSPNTDGIHISQSSIVKVSRSVISTGDDCVAIIQGSTDVSIKKVTCGPGHGFSVGSLGKYPDEKDVRGVVVTNCTLRNADNGVRIKTWGGSQPSQASNILFQDIIMDNVKRPIIIDQTYGSKSNSPSKVKISDVRYINISGTSASEVGVDLKCSEAVPCEKLYFSNINLKYYGPKKLPFTSMCTNAKVNYVGNQFPPPCR; translated from the exons ATGGCTAAGTATACTACAATGAAATCTTTGGCAAATGCCCTACTTATCTTGTGCTTATTAGCCGCCTCTTGTGAGGCAAATGGTCTGGGAGGCAGCGCTCCTGCCGCAATATCAACTCTCCGGACTGCTGGTAGAACAGACCCAAATGAAAAGGTCTTCAACGTGTTACAGTACGGAGCAAAACCTGGAGGAAAACAGGATAGTGCGTTG TCTTTCATCCGAGCATGGAGGGCTGCATGCAATTATAGGGGAACGGCAAGGCTACTTATCCCCATGGCAACCTTCTTGATAGGGGCAACTATCTTCCAGGGGCCATGCCTAGGTCCAGTTCCCATTAAGGTTCAAATTGCAGGAACACTGAAAGCTGTAGCAGACCCTAGCATGTACGAAGAAAGATTTTCTGGATCTTGTTTGAAAACATCAAACGGCTTGCTGGTTACTGGTACAGGCACTGTTGATGGCCAAGGCAATGCTGTCTGGAAATACAACGACGGTGGTTCCAGGTTCCCGAGT AACATCAGGGCAAAACATCTTCATATAACAGCTCCTGCGACGAGCCCAAATACCGATGGAATCCATATAAGCCAATCCAGTATAGTGAAAGTATCCAGAAGTGTTATCAGCACCGGTGATGATTGCGTTGCTATAATTCAAGGAAGCACCGATGTCAGCATTAAAAAGGTTACTTGTGGGCCTGGACATGGCTTCAG TGTTGGTAGCCTTGGCAAGTACCCTGATGAAAAGGACGTGAGAGGAGTCGTCGTGACAAACTGCACACTAAGGAACGCTGACAATGGAGTTAGAATCAAAACATGGGGAGGATCACAACCCAGCCAGGCTTCAAACATTCTTTTCCAGGATATTATCATGGACAACGTTAAACGCCCCATTATTATCGATCAAACCTATGGATCAAAAAGCAACTCG CCATCAAAGGTAAAGATCAGCGATGTTCGATACATAAACATCAGTGGAACCTCCGCGTCAGAGGTTGGAGTCGATCTTAAGTGTAGCGAGGCTGTTCCTTGTGAAAAACTCTACTTTTCAAACATCAATTTGAAGTACTACGGGCCAAAGAAGCTACCTTTCACTTCTATGTGTACGAATGCAAAAGTCAACTATGTTGGCAACCAATTCCCACCACCTTGTCGATAG